A window from Malania oleifera isolate guangnan ecotype guangnan chromosome 7, ASM2987363v1, whole genome shotgun sequence encodes these proteins:
- the LOC131160412 gene encoding protein FAR1-RELATED SEQUENCE 5: MENEVIDFDIGLGGGGGQEQSGEDDGLDIEHPIDDEDMEVVVSPFGGAGEIYIPEGDLDLEPYEGMEFESEEAAKAFYNSYARRIGFSTRVSSSRRSRRDGAIIQRSFVCAKEGFRNLNEKRTKDREIKRPRTITRVGCKASLSVKIQDSGKWVVSGFVKEHNHELVPPDQVHCLRSHRQISGPAKTLIDTLQAAGMGPRRIMSALIKEYGGISKVGFTEVDCRNYMRNNRQRSLEGDIQLLLDYLRQMHAENPAFFFAVQGNESQCTGNVFWADPKARMNYTYFGDTVTFDTTYRSNRYRLPFAPFTGVNHHGQPVLFGCAFLINETEASFIWLFKTWLAAMSGHPPVSITTDHDAVIRSAIRQVFPDTRHRFCKWHIFKKCQEKLSHVFHQHPNFEADFHKSVNLTDSIEEFESCWMSLVDRYGLRDHEWLQTIYSARKQWVPVYLRDTFFAEMSITQRSDSMNSYFDGYVNASTNLNQFFKLYEKAVESRNEKEVKADYNTMNTTPVLKTPSPMEKQASELYTRKLFVRFQEELVGTLTFMASKSDDDGEITTYQVAKYGDDHKSYYVKFNVLEMKATCSCQMFEFSGLLCRHVLAVFRVTNVLTLPSHYILKRWTRNAKSSVILEEPVGDVLNSYLESHTVRYNTLRHEAFKFVDEGAKSIDTCNMAMTALQEAANRVAFATKNEGRTTMVNGRNRDNLTSSGGQSSYTGGDHEGSLAQPLSEDDMDKKIQELSYELECANRKCEVYRANLLLVLKDIEDHKQQLSIKVQNVKLSMKDGF, encoded by the coding sequence ATGGAAAACGAggtgattgattttgatattggtTTGGGAGGTGGAGGGGGGCAAGAACAATCAGGAGAAGATGATGGTTTGGACATTGAGCACCCTATTGATGATGAGGACATGGAAGTGGTGGTGAGTCCTTTTGGTGGTGCTGGAGAAATTTACATTCCTGAAGGAGACCTAGATCTTGAACCTTATGAAGGAATGGAGTTTGAGTCGGAAGAGGCTGCCAAAGCTTTTTACAATTCATATGCTCGGCGCATTGGGTTCAGCACTCGAGTCAGCTCTTCTCGTCGATCGAGGCGGGATGGTGCGATCATACAGAGATCCTTTGTTTGCGCTAAAGAGGGCTTTAGAAACTTAAATGAAAAGAGAACCAAGGATAGAGAGATTAAGCGCCCCCGGACCATCACCAGAGTGGGGTGTAAGGCATCCTTGTCAGTCAAGATACAAGATTCTGGGAAATGGGTTGTTTCTGGGTTTGTAAAGGAACACAATCATGAACTGGTTCCTCCAGATCAGGTGCATTGTCTTCGCTCTCACAGGCAAATCTCTGGTCCTGCTAAAACCTTGATAGACACCTTGCAGGCAGCAGGTATGGGTCCTCGTAGGATAATGTCTGCCTTAATTAAAGAGTATGGCGGAATCAGCAAAGTTGGGTTTACAGAGGTAGACTGTAGGAACTACATGAGAAATAATCGCCAGAGGAGCTTAGAAGGAGACATCCAGCTCCTTCTGGATTATTTGAGGCAAATGCATGCTGAGAACCCTGCATTCTTTTTTGCTGTTCAGGGCAATGAGAGTCAGTGTACGGGCAATGTCTTTTGGGCTGATCCAAAGGCAAGGATGAATTACACTTACTTTGGTGATACCGTTACATTTGACACAACTTACAGGTCAAACAGGTACCGTTTGCCATTTGCCCCCTTTACGGGGGTAAACCATCATGGACAGCCTGTGCTGTTTGGTTGTGCTTTCCTAATAAATGAAACTGAAGCATCATTCATTTGGCTATTTAAGACTTGGCTTGCCGCAATGTCAGGTCATCCGCCTGTATCAATTACCACTGATCATGATGCAGTAATACGGTCAGCCATCAGGCAGGTATTTCCAGACACCCGCCACCGTTTTTGCAAATGGCACATCTTCAAAAAATGTCAGGAGAAGTTGTCCCATGTCTTCCACCAACATCCAAATTTTGAAGCAGACTTTCACAAAAGTGTGAACTTGACTGATTCAATTGAGGAGTTTGAGTCTTGCTGGATGTCACTTGTGGATAGGTATGGTCTCAGGGATCATGAGTGGCTTCAAACCATATACTCTGCTCGTAAGCAGTGGGTCCCTGTATATCTGAGAGACACATTTTTCGCTGAGATGTCTATAACACAGCGCAGTGACAGTATGAACTCTTACTTTGATGGGTATGTTAATGCTTCTACTAATTTAAATCAGTTTTTTAAGCTGTATGAGAAGGCAGTAGAGAGTCGCAATGAGAAAGAAGTGAAGGCAGATTATAATACAATGAACACTACTCCAGTTCTGAAGACCCCATCTCCAATGGAGAAACAAGCTTCTGAGCTCTATACAAGGAAATTATTTGTGAGATTCCAGGAGGAGTTGGTTGGAACACTTACTTTCATGGCATCCAAATCTGATGATGATGGGGAGATCACTACATATCAAGTAGCAAAATATGGTGATGATCACAAATCTTACTATGTTAAGTTCAATGTTCTAGAGATGAAAGCTACTTGTAGCTGCCAGATGTTTGAGTTTTCGGGTCTTCTTTGCAGACATGTATTGGCAGTTTTTAGAGTGACAAATGTTCTTACTCTTCCATCCCATTACATTTTGAAAAGATGGACAAGAAATGCCAAGAGCAGTGTTATATTGGAAGAACCTGTCGGGGATGTATTGAATAGTTATCTGGAGTCTCACACTGTTCGATACAATACCCTTCGTCATGAAGCTTTCAAATTTGTAGATGAAGGGGCAAAATCTATTGACACTTGCAACATGGCAATGACTGCTCTACAGGAGGCTGCAAACAGAGTTGCCTTTGCAACTAAGAATGAGGGGAGAACTACCATGGTTAATGGGCGTAACAGGGATAACTTGACTAGCAGTGGAGGCCAGTCAAGTTATACTGGGGGTGATCATGAAGGGAGCTTGGCCCAACCTTTGTCTGAG